From a single Aspergillus puulaauensis MK2 DNA, chromosome 2, nearly complete sequence genomic region:
- a CDS encoding uncharacterized protein (SECRETED:SignalP(1-15)), translating into MRVGVALTLFACALSAPTSKRDDELARLEAGSIKALESFHKPRTFIGGGGGADAGVGGSAELGGSASLGGHAGADAGAGAGAGVGGSAGVGGHAGLGGSAGLGGHAGAGAGAGAGAGAGVGGSAGLGGSAELGGSAGLGGHAGGDAGAGAGAGGSAGIGGQAGIGGHAGLGGSAGAGAGAGAGGHGGAGIGGEAGLGGHLGGGAGIGGGGHLGGGLGGSIGGGGHLGGGLGLGGSGGAGVGGSGSAGAGGSAGGEGGAEGEAGGEGEAGGEAGAGGSGSAGGSAGIGGSGGAGGSGGAGGSGEAGGSAGIGGSGGAGIGGSGSAGGSAGIGGSGGAGGEAGAGGSGEAGGSAGIGGSGGAGVGGSGSAGGSAGVGGSGGAGGEAGAGGSGSAGGSAGVGGSAGGGGSVGAGGDAGAGGSGEAGGDAGAGGDSGAGGSGETGVSPTTGGDSGDSDDSGDAGAGGDAGAGAGGDAGAGGEAGAGAGGDAGAGAGGDAGAGGDAGAGAGGEAGAGAGGDAGAGAGGDAGAGGEAGGEAGAGAGGDAGAGAGGDAGAGGDAGAGAGGEAGAGAGGDAGAGAGGEAGAGAGGEGEACGCEGVEGTPTTFSTAFSTSWSWPTKA; encoded by the coding sequence ATGAGAGTCGGAGTCGCACTCACTCTCTTCGCCTGCGCGCTCAGCGCCCCCACCAGCAAGCGCGATGACGAGCTCGCCCGCCTCGAGGCCGGCTCAATCAAGGCCCTCGAGTCCTTCCACAAACCCCGCACCTttatcggcggcggcggcggcgctgatGCCGGTGTCGGCGGCTCTGCTGAACTCGGTGGCTCTGCTAGTCTAGGTGGCCACGCAGGCGCTGAtgccggtgccggtgccggtgctggcgtgGGAGGCTCTGCTGGTGTTGGCGGCCACGCTGGACTCGGTGGCTCTGCTGGTCTAGGTGGCCACGCAGGTGCTGGTGCCGGGGCcggtgctggcgctggcgctggcgtgGGAGGCTCTGCCGGCCTCGGTGGCTCTGCTGAACTCGGTGGCTCTGCTGGTCTAGGTGGCCATGCAGGCGGCgatgctggtgctggcgctggcgctggcggtAGTGCCGGCATTGGTGGTCAGGCAGGCATTGGTGGTCATGCTGGTCTTGGTGGCtcagctggtgctggtgccggtgctggtgctggtggccATGGTGGCGCTGGTATCGGTGGTGAAGCTGGCCTCGGCGGACATCTTGGTGGAGGTGCCggcattggcggcggtggccaCCTCGGtggtggccttggtggtAGTATTGGTGGCGGTGGCCATCTCGGCGGTGGTCTTGGCCTTGGAGGatctggcggtgctggtgtcggtggatctggatctgctggtgCCGGTGGCTCTGCCGGTGGTGAAGGTGGCGCCGAAGGTGAAGccggtggtgagggtgaagCAGGTGGTGAGGCCGGtgctggaggatctggatctgccgGTGGCTCTGCTGGTATCGGTGGCTCTGGCGGTGCTGGAGGCTCTGGTGGCGCCGGTGGATCTGGTGAAGCTGGCGGCTCTGCAGGCATCGGAGGCTCCGGTGGTGCTGGTATTGGAGGATCTGGTTCCGCTGGTGGTTCCGCTGGTATCggtggctctggcggcgctggtggtgaagccggtgctggtggttctGGTGAAGCCGGTGGTTCTGCAGGTATTGGAGGCTccggtggtgctggtgtcGGTGGTTCCGGATCTGCTGGTGGCTCTGCAGGCGTTGGCGGCtctggcggtgctggtggtgaagccggtgctggtggatctggatctgctggtgGCTCCGCTGGTGTTGGAGGCTccgctggtggtggaggctcTGTAGGTGCCGGtggcgatgctggagctggtggatCTGGTGaagctggtggtgatgctggcgCCGGCGGTGAttccggtgctggtggctCTGGCGAGACTGGTGTGTCCCCTACTACTGGTGGTGACTCTGGCGACTCCGACGACTCTGGCGATGCCggcgctggtggtgatgctggtgctggtgctggtggtgatgccggagctggcggcgaggctggtgctggtgctggcggtgatgctggagctggtgctggtggtgacgctggagctggtggtgacgccggtgctggagctggcggcgaggctggtgctggagctggcggtgatgctggagctggtgctggtggtgatgccggagctggcggcgaggctggcggcgaggctggtgctggtgctggcggtgatgctggagctggtgctggtggtgacgctggagctggtggtgacgccggtgctggagctggcggcgaggctggtgctggagctggcggtgatgctggtgctggagctggcggcgaggctggagctggtgctggtggtgagggtgaggcCTGCGGCTGTGAAGGCGTTGAGGGCACGCCCACCACTTTCTCGACCGCGTTCTCGAccagctggagctggcctaCTAAGGCTTAA
- a CDS encoding alpha/beta hydrolase (COG:S;~EggNog:ENOG410PV58;~InterPro:IPR002925,IPR029058;~PFAM:PF01738;~go_function: GO:0016787 - hydrolase activity [Evidence IEA]), with protein MPAHGQYTTEKVQYPSHGETVAGVLFRPTNVTNPPGIVVTGPYSFVKEQAPLQYATRLADEGYAALIFDPRTVGESTGQPRRLENPKMKNEDMVAGLDYLCSRGDVDKSRLFLVGICQGGPESLDVASYDGRVSGVASVSGYYRDHETDIYMICAGCVAWEPGADIGAMKMPTPEQGEALLKARIERAKQARELYDKTGEVVYQPLVDPKAADPDTGALAGLPGPVVWSWYGPWTLKGFENRYAVMSDLDHFDYTTVPGVAKLQKPALLIHGDNCMNADAAKRHYESIPTTEKKLIWNNEVSHFQHYDQPDAVDRNVGDIAAWFANVK; from the coding sequence ATGCCCGCCCATGGTCAATATACCACCGAAAAGGTCCAGTATCCGTCTCACGGAGAGACCGTTGCCGGTGTCCTTTTCCGTCCTACCAACGTCACCAACCCGCCCGGAATTGTCGTCACGGGTCCGTACTCGTTTGTGAAAGAACAAGCTCCCTTGCAATATGCGACTCGCCTTGCAGATGAAGGGTACGCGGCCTTGATCTTTGACCCCCGCACCGTCGGCGAGAGCACCGGCCAGCCGCGACGCCTGGAGAACCCGAAAATGAAGAACGAGGACATGGTTGCCGGGCTCGACTACCTCTGCTCGCGCGGTGACGTCGACAAATCCCGTCTCTTCCTCGTTGGCATTTGCCAGGGCGGTCCTGAGTCTCTGGATGTCGCTTCGTACGATGGCCGCGTTTCCGGCGTCGCTTCGGTCTCCGGGTACTATCGCGACCACGAGACTGACATCTATATGATCTGCGCTGGATGCGTTGCTTGGGAGCCAGGTGCTGATATCGGAGCTATGAAGATGCCAACTCCCGAACAGGGTGAAGCGCTGCTTAAAGCGCGCATTGAGCGAGCCAAGCAAGCCCGGGAGCTGTACGACAAGACCGGAGAAGTCGTTTATCAGCCGCTTGTCGACCCCAAGGCCGCTGACCCTGACACTGGCGCATTAGCAGGTCTGCCCGGTCCAGTTGTCTGGTCCTGGTATGGCCCCTGGACACTGAAGGGGTTCGAGAACCGATATGCGGTGATGAGCGACCTGGACCACTTTGACTATACCACTGTCCCTGGTGTCGCTAAGCTGCAGAAGCCGGCGCTGTTGATCCACGGTGACAACTGTATGAATGCGGACGCTGCGAAGCGCCACTACGAGTCCATTCCCACGACGGAGAAGAAGTTGATCTGGAACAATGAGGTTTCGCACTTTCAGCACTATGACCAGCCTGACGCGGTCGACCGTAATGTGGGAGACATTGCGGCTTGGTTTGCCAACGTCAAATAG
- a CDS encoding uncharacterized protein (COG:S;~EggNog:ENOG410PGWH;~InterPro:IPR036864,IPR007219,IPR001138;~PFAM:PF00172,PF04082;~go_function: GO:0000981 - DNA-binding transcription factor activity, RNA polymerase II-specific [Evidence IEA];~go_function: GO:0003677 - DNA binding [Evidence IEA];~go_function: GO:0008270 - zinc ion binding [Evidence IEA];~go_process: GO:0006351 - transcription, DNA-templated [Evidence IEA];~go_process: GO:0006355 - regulation of transcription, DNA-templated [Evidence IEA]) — protein sequence MTGVHIERTRPHKRKRTVISCTECHRRKQKCDRQDPCCNCIKRGKQDLCRYDAEPTRYETTPGNLSASERSEFSFSEKSPERRLSTLPNSPWTSELQDKISDFGYSNQGSHNSFSLLRTSELYSGQQNPSDIASAKDQPLYEQGVDRRYRELVRLLPSQPCVDILVGTFFSDVNWQYDMLHEGLFHEQLNQWRNVSYSDLQAGLAVLPAATLVVPALLFQVLAQALLFHPPHDQRIHHLVPMAGMTFQDLAAEYSDAGADILELLGKRNLTIATVQAGLLRAACLKSRGQVVEAWHALGATIRDAQEIGLHTGQALYGDSSIPPGEGRIALSAIGHKIWVVLHIWDVHMAVVLSRPIATELQIDRFARTIADDETRRYLFAHWQTETEPPRPFDVILAGYNVAYRYFQDIRQLEQNGARWQDYTTVDRIHAAIMKNLKSLPSWCRLVDPSTKFDSIPGCQWLPMAREGLSSLIHLVLLTLHRPFIFSVEASRTEALKAGIAILQGQDRLFQNIDPYQCRVFNPVYASFDAIVLISAICIAFPDHIQESRTECIGVVQRGVDRLGAIGQSNDMAKSAHGVVSSLYRRMKHRLGISNTAENTGYFVSDSDLISSDNDPTLLNDPTPEPSFDTIPPPRPTYDLFYDHLSSAPMPYVDPQPTLPLNTSNMNGMPTWNFEGIFPEDSFWSVMNELNE from the exons ATGACGGGAGTCCACATTGAACGGACCCGGCCTCACAAACGAAAGCGAACTGTCATTTCCTGTACCGAGTGCCATCGGCGTAAGCAGAAA TGCGATCGCCAGGATCCCTGCTGTAACTGCATCAAGCGAGGAAAACAG GATCTTTGCCGCTATGATGCTGAACCGACGCGTTACGAGACCACTCCAGGTAATCTGAGCGCCAGTGAGCGCTCGGAGTTCAGTTTCAGTGAAAAGTCGCCCGAAAGGCGTCTCTCGACGCTCCCCAACTCACCATGGACGAGCGAACTTCAAGACAAGATCAGTGATTTCGGGTATTCTAACCAAGGCAGTCACAATTCATTCAGCTTGCTACGAACTTCAGAGCTATACTCAGGCCAGCAAAACCCGTCCGATATCGCCAGTGCCAAAGATCAGCCCCTCTACGAACAGGGTGTTGACCGGAGGTACAGGGAATTGGTCCGCCTGTTGCCCTCGCAGCCCTGCGTCGATATTCTAGTGGGAACCTTTTTCTCCGATGTCAACTGGCAGTATGATATGCTGCACGAGGGGCTGTTCCATGAGCAGTTGAATCAATGGAGGAACGTCTCCTACTCTGACCTCCAGGCCGGCTTGGCGGTGTTACCGGCAGCGACTCTGGTGGTTCCGGCGCTTTTGTTTCAAGTCCTCGCGCAGgcgctcctcttccacccaccCCATGACCAGAGAATCCACCACCTGGTCCCCATGGCCGGCATGACCTTTCAGGACCTCGCGGCTGAATACAGCGACGCGGGGGCCGATATCCTGGAGCTTCTAGGGAAGAGAAATCTCACAATCGCTACTGTACAAGCTGGTCTACTACGAGCGGCATGTTTAAAAAGTCGCGGTCAGGTTGTTGAAGCATGGCATGCTCTCGGGGCAACAATCCGTGATGCACAGGAGATTGGTCTTCATACCGGGCAGGCCTTGTACGGAGATTCTTCGATTCCACCAGGAGAAGGTAGGATAGCACTCAGCGCAATTGGCCACAAGATTTGGGTGGTCCTGCATATCTGGGACGTTCATATGGCTGTCGTGCTCAGTCGACCTATCGCCACTGAGTTGCAGATAGATCGCTTCGCTCGTACGATAGCAGATGATGAGACGCGACGCTACCTGTTCGCACATTGGCAGACTGAGACGGAACCTCCGCGACCATTCGACGTCATCCTGGCCGGTTATAATGTGGCATATCGATATTTTCAGGACATTCGTCAACTTGAACAAAACGGTGCTCGTTGGCAGGACTACACGACTGTTGACCGAATTCACGCCGCAATCATGAAGAATCTGAAAAGTTTACCTTCCTGGTGTCGGCTTGTCGACCCAAGCACAAAGTTTGATTCAATACCTGGGTGCCAATGGTTACCTATGGCCCGAGAGGGGCTGTCCTCGCTCATCCACCTCGTTCTCCTCACTCTTCACCGACCATTCATATTTTCTGTTGAAGCCAGCAGGACGGAGGCGCTCAAGGCTGGAATCGCGATCCTTCAGGGTCAGGACCGACTCTTCCAAAACATCGACCCTTACCAATGCAGAGTGTTTAACCCGGTCTATGCTTCCTTTGATGCGATCGTCCTGATCTCTGCTATCTGTATTGCTTTTCCGGATCATATCCAGGAGTCCCGGACAGAGTGTATCGGGGTTGTGCAACGCGGAGTTGATCGTCTCGGTGCCATCGGACAGTCAAATGACATGGCTAAATCAGCACACGGCGTTGTATCGAGCTTATACCGCCGGATGAAACATCGACTCGGCATTTCCAACACTGCTGAGAACACTGGATATTTTGTCAGCGACTCGGACTTGATATCATCCGACAACGATCCAACCCTATTGAATGATCCCACGCCAGAGCCTTCATTCGATACTATTCCGCCCCCTCGCCCGACCTACGATTTGTTTTATGACCATCTATCCAGTGCACCGATGCCTTATGTGGACCCTCAACCCACCTTACCTTTGAACACGTCCAATATGAACGGCATGCCAACTTGGAACTTTGAGGGCATATTCCCGGAAGATAGTTTCTGGAGTGTTATGAACGAACTGAATGaatga
- a CDS encoding uncharacterized protein (COG:S;~EggNog:ENOG410PZRM), translating into MDVNCNRASILRLPEELLDNIVQEACRIDNETTYDDELSDYWENRRKYWVERSRTPASLCLVCRRLNRIAMPYLYAHLVTGDTRAVDIEAMVPSPKFLHRSCRRNPGLWRLCRSLAVYYDGCTHPPDPLGYVANDLTVWLRETRSFSFSSSWDDSADAWRVCLQGMSNFKHLEELSLRATPASGIDVTRLFGALNEMHCSKLRTLELDGLSSCDDDGGKKRPRLEPGTASLTTLRLHNFFVKPPLLEELMRWTPSLEHFRLDTTYHDYCYIPFHTGPWSLATLQSILAIHSTTLRSIDISTIDCPGLLGFDMRPFERLEELRLTHCTMFGTGEIAVVNSQNIALLLAPRLRFLHFDLVFDDKLGRKELDSFGVAEQNWLRVFGQMAVEHNCPLREIKIEFCPRPTFRSVEHCNMCIYPWDRMDALGRELAPEGIQVRYNPPNLSRDDWAGALKTRCDCEGHRLCFACSGRREDVTEVPVY; encoded by the exons ATGGACGTCAATTGCAACCGCGCATCTATCCTACGACTTCCTGAAGAGCTCTTAGACAACATCGTCCAAGAAGCATGCCGCATTGACAACGAGACGACGTACGATGATGAGCTTTCGGACTACTGGGAAAACCGCCGAAAATATTGGGTAGAGCGTTCTCGCACGCCAGCCTCGCTCTGTCTCGTCTGTCGGCGGCTAAACCGCATTGCCATGCCGTATCTATACGCGCATCTTGTCACGGGGGACACACGCGCAGTGGATATCGAGGCTATGGTCCCTTCGCCGAAGTTCCTGCACCGCAGCTGCCGAAGGAATCCTGGCCTGTGGCGACTATGTCGGAGCCTGGCCGTGTACTATGATGGATGTACCCATCCCCCAGACCCGCTTGGTTATGTTGCGAATGATCTGACGGTATGGCTGAGGGAGACAAGGTCGTTCAGTTTCAGTTCGTCTTGGGATGATTCGGCGGACGCGTGGAGGGTTTGTCTACAAGGGATGAGTAACTTTAAGCACCTCGAGGAGCTGTCTCTGAGGGCGACGCCTGCCAGTGGTATAGACGTCACTCGACTGTTTGGTGCCCTCAATGAGATGCACTGCTCTAAACTGCGGACACTCGAGCTGGATGGACTCTCGTCTTGCGATGACGAcggggggaagaaaagacccAGA CTGGAACCAGGAACAGCCTCGTTGACGACCTTGAGGCTGCACAACTTCTTCGTAAAGCCTCCACTCCTTGAGGAGCTGATGAGATGGACACCATCATTGGAGCATTTCCGCTTAGACACTACCTACCACGACTACTGCTATATTCCATTTCACACAGGCCCCTGGAGCCTCGCCACGCTGCAGTCCATACTTGCCATCCACAGCACAACCCTACGCTCCATCGACATTTCCACCATCGACTGCCCGGGCTTGTTGGGGTTTGATATGCGGCCGTTTGAGCGGTTGGAAGAACTACGCTTGACACATTGCACCATGTTTGGGACAGGCGAGATCGCTGTGGTGAATAGTCAGAATATCGCACTCCTGCTTGCCCCCAGGCTGCGCTTCCTCCACTTCGACCTGGTCTTTGACGACAAACTGGGCCGCAAAGAGTTGGACAGCTTTGGAGTCGCCGAGCAAAACTGGCTTCGTGTCTTTGGGCAGATGGCGGTAGAACATAACTGCCCGTTGCGAGAAATCAAGATTGAATTCTGCCCTCGCCCTACTTTCCGCAGCGTCGAACATTGTAATATGTGCATTTATCCCTGGGACCGCATGGATGCGCTGGGCCGCGAGCTGGCACCGGAGGGGATCCAGGTGCGCTATAACCCGCCGAATCTTAGTCGAGATGACTGGGCGGGTGCTCTAAAAACCCGCTGTGATTGCGAGGGTCACAGGCTATGCTTTGCGTGTAGTGGGAGACGAGAGGATGTGACAGAAGTCCCGGTGTATTAG
- a CDS encoding uncharacterized protein (COG:S;~EggNog:ENOG410PKUF;~InterPro:IPR001077,IPR036388,IPR016461,IPR029063, IPR036390;~PFAM:PF00891;~go_function: GO:0008168 - methyltransferase activity [Evidence IEA];~go_function: GO:0008171 - O-methyltransferase activity [Evidence IEA]), translated as MKHAEGTSNGDANGSGVTAANAKVTLEDLAVSPNLPGQVPALLDEISSSGGQYLAANTEARLSLLESARSLVYALETPREAIIRHCWSDSTKYAALETAVGLNLFAALGTDDTSRSVAELAQATGSDPALLSRLMKHLAAVGVITETGHDEYRATGFSKVLTGEKYSDAFPLMTSRFTLGILALPAFLEKTNHRNPTNATDTAFQLGYKTDMGFFSHLQQEPITARRFNNHMGVYAQGRARWTDPGFYPVQEQLVEGTTLGEEDVLLVDVGGSFGHDLLDFRRKWPSVPGRLVLQDLPEVVSSVKDLHPSIDVTAHDFFTEQPVKGARAYYMHSVLHDWPDNLGRKILANLVAAMKPGYSKLLVNENVIPDTGAYWETTSLDIIMMQIGSGERTERQWRALLESAGLKIVHIWTAQRGVESLIECELA; from the exons ATGAAGCACGCAGAGGGCACTTCCAACGGCGATGCCAATGGCTCTGGAGTCACGGCAGCCAACGCCAAAGTCACACTCGAGGACCTCGCTGTGTCTCCAAATCTGCCAGGCCAGGTGCCCGCATTGCTGGACGAGATATCTTCTTCCGGGGGGCAGTATCTCGCAGCAAATACAGAGGCGAGGTTAAGCCTGCTCGAATCAGCCAGGTCGCTGGTATATGCTTTAGAGACGCCTCGAGAGGCAATTATTCGTCACTGCTGGTCAGAC TCTACCAAGTATGCAGCTCTGGAGACGGCTGTCGGCCTGAATCTTTTCGCTGCCCTAGGAACAGATGATACATCCAGGTCGGTCGCAGAGCTCGCACAGGCAACGGGCTCAGACCCTGCATTATTAA GCCGCCTGATGAAGCACCTGGCTGCCGTGGGTGTGATAACCGAGACCGGCCACGATGAGTATCGCGCAACAGGATTCTCGAAGGTGCTCACTGGGGAGAAGTACAGTGATGCCTTTCCACTCAT GACATCACGCTTTACCCTCGGTATCCTGGCCCTACCCGCCTTCCTCGAGAAGACCAACCATCGCAACCCAACCAACGCCACAGACACAGCATTCCAGCTCGGATACAAAACCGACATGGGCTTCTtcagccatctccagcagGAGCCTATCACGGCTAGACgcttcaacaaccacatGGGTGTTTATGCGCAGGGCCGGGCGCGCTGGACGGACCCGGGCTTCTACCCAGTGCAGGAACAGCTGGTCGAGGGTACGACtctgggagaagaggatgtaCTGCTTGTCGATGTGGGCGGCAGCTTCGGACATGACTTGCTGGACTTCCGTCGCAAGTGGCCGAGTGTTCCTGGACGACTTGTGCTGCAGGACCTTCCGGAGGTTGTCTCGTCGGTGAAGGACCTGCATCCCTCGATTGACGTTACTGCGCACGATTTCTTCACGGAGCAGCCAGTTAAAG GTGCCCGCGCATACTACATGCACTCCGTCCTCCACGACTGGCCTGACAATCTCGGGCGTAAGATCCTGGCTAACCTTGTTGCCGCAATGAAGCCAGGATACAGCAAGCTGCTGGTCAATGAGAATGTGATCCCGGACACAGGTGCGTACTGGGAGACGACCAGCCTTGATATAATCATGATGCAGATCGGATCAGGCGAGCGGACGGAGCGTCAATGGCGAGCCCTGCTGGAGTCGGCCGGGCTGAAGATTGTTCATATCTGGACTGCGCAGCGCGGAGTTGAGTCTTTGATTGAGTGTGAGTTGGCTTGA
- a CDS encoding uncharacterized protein (COG:S;~EggNog:ENOG410Q1WG;~TransMembrane:6 (o20-38i50-76o96-120i132-153o181-206i218-238o)) — MESITPEYASQTKGPRILGVFWAFYLVSVLLVSARLYIRIRWLKNIGLDDYIIAVAMIMLTGYTVVTTVNVGLGYGKHTAIIMQEGGMDLLVKVLLINYADFALGIMSFTTPKLAIAALLNRIMNPSKFHRVWLWFLTALVFVSSTICIVVLFTMCDPPEALWKIELVSSGAATCRSNDILVGYAIFTGAISGFVDLYLAIYPTLVLTRLQITLQKKLALCAALGMGAVIESNMIIMASCIPTLGPLYEMARGKRSWSSKQRSYKSSANQLPSSSVDRHTKKSLFSSQKDADLFETNIGTAREGSQESILGADEAQHSHANGRIQRTDQVVVEYEMRPLDREGRPSW; from the exons ATGGAGAGCATCACGCCAGAATATGCTAGCCAGACCAAGGGGCCCCGCATCCTAGGGGTATTCTGGGCTTTTTACCTTGTTAGCGTTCTGCTGGTCTCTGCGCGGTTGTATATCCGGATACGATGGCTGAAGAATATCGGCCTGGACGACTACATTATCGCGGTAGCCATG ATCATGCTCACAGGATACACCGTCGTAACAACCGTAAACGTCGGCCTCGGATACGGAAAACACACAGCCATCATCATGCAAGAAGGCGGCATGGACCTGCTAGTCAAAGTGCTACTCATCAACTACGCCGATTTCGCACTGGGGATCATGTCGTTCACGACGCCGAAACTCGCGATCGCGGCGCTGTTGAACCGGATCATGAATCCTAGCAAGTTCCACCgggtctggctctggttcctcACGGCGCTCGTCTTTGTTTCGTCGACGATCTGTATCGTTGTTCTGTTTACAATGTGCGATCCACCCGAGGCGCTGTGGAAGATTGAGCTGGTGTCTTCGGGTGCTGCTACCTGTCGCTCGAATGATATTTTGGTTGGTTATGCTATATTCACGGGGG CGATATCCGGTTTCGTCGACCTGTACCTCGCCATATACCCTACCCTCGTCCTCACGCGCCTTCAAATAACATTACAGAAGAAGTTGGCCTTATGTGCTGCGCTAGGGATGGGCGCCGT CATCGAATCCAACATGATAATAATGGCCTCATGCATCCCCACGCTAGGCCCGCTATATGAGATGGCCCGGGGGAAACGCTCCTGGAGCTCGAAGCAGCGGTCCTACAAGAGCAGCGCGAACCAATTGCCATCGTCATCAGTGGACCGGCATACGAAGAAATCGCTGTTTAGCTCGCAAAAGGATGCGGATCTGTTTGAGACGAATATTGGTACTGCACGGGAGGGGAGTCAGGAGAGTATACTTGGCGCAGACGAGGCGCAACATAGCCACGCGAATGGCCGGATTCAGCGCACTGAtcaggttgttgttgagtaTGAGATGAGGCCTCTAGACCGGGAGGGACGGCCGTCGTGGTGA
- a CDS encoding uncharacterized protein (COG:S;~EggNog:ENOG410PS4G): MRLLRRPELPFRADDPSYMDDWIVGERIQATRELERWYANGGELYPRRILEAVVDEQGRKLADGDEFNIEAIDGKTYQYYVRTSAIKCDANGTETVYFRPFIDYVSLNQLLWDADHAMSPAAWRPFHAHCSVRLANYIEQEDEPGEEGSHSSQPSEPSDSVEPTLHTGERILQDLDVDLSGASDWPIWNRIDAVLSSLHVAWKIKTIFAIGCGSLEGSEGDIVRYNRCVVQHVLPYYLAVCLEQKELGSPNVEISFQDSTYTKYDKWALGQLSADVPFDPAAYLDMDSQSLVFSSGATCCVKSIIVENALPAILILDRIRNDDSASQL; this comes from the exons ATGCGCCTGCTCCGTCGACCGGAGCTCCCATTCCGCGCAGATGACCCTTCGTATATGGATGACTGGATCGTCGGTGAGAGAATTCAGGCCACACGCGAACTCGAAAGGTGGTACGCCAACGGCGGCGAACTCTACCCCCGCAGGATCCTCGAGGCCGTAGTGGACGAGCAAGGTCGGAAACTTGCAGACGGAGACGAGTTCAATATTGAGGCCATCGATGGAAAGACCTACCAATACTATGTGCGCACGTCGGCTATCAAATGTGACGCAAACGGGACCGAGACGGTTTA CTTTCGTCCCTTCATCGACTACGTGTCGTTGAATCAGCTGCTATGGGATGCCGACCATGCCATGAGCCCGGCGGCATGGAGGCCCTTCCACGCGCATTGCAGCGTCAGGCTTGCGAACTACATCGAACAAGAGGACGAACCGGGTGAGGAGGGGTCGCATTCGTCTCAGCCATCTGAGCCATCTGATTCGGTTGAACCGACATTGCATACTGGTGAGCGCATTTTGCAGGATTTAGATGTAGATTTGTCTGGCGCGAGCGACTGGCCAATATGGAACAGGATCGATGCCGTTCTATCCAGTTTGCACGTCGCTTGGAAAATCAAGACGATCTTTGCCATTGGGTGCGGAAGTCTGGAGGGATCTGAGGGAGATATTGTGCGGTACAATCGATGCGTCGTTCAACATGTGCTTCCATACTATCTTGCTGTATGCCTGGAGCAGAAGGAGCTAGGATCCCCGAACGTCGAAATCTCCTTTCAGGACTCGACGTACACGAAGTATGATAAATGGGCTCTTGGCCAACTCTCCGCAGATGTCCCCTTCGATCCAGCAGCCTATCTGGATATGGATTCACAATCTCTCGTCTTCTCTTCTGGCGCGACTTGCTGCGTCAAGTCTATTATTGTAGAGAACGCCTTACCGGCCATCTTGATCCTGGATCGTATCCGCAACGATGACTCTGCCTCTCAACTGTAG